One Setaria italica strain Yugu1 chromosome II, Setaria_italica_v2.0, whole genome shotgun sequence DNA segment encodes these proteins:
- the LOC101766699 gene encoding serine/arginine repetitive matrix protein 2 — protein sequence MKTKASASKNAAGKDEAKPKKIRSSRNHRHRRNHSSSSGSESPPRKRSKKHSKRVADKKSRRSKVSSSSRRRRRRSLSPSHSLSSSSSPSSIARHHSTCSGSASESLESPPPRSQSRDVHKKKGRGRDRERDRKRRKARRSASSSSTSASSGSSRSRSKSKHRKRRTDAGTTRDKIEIDYDNRHASRSEKNMAEDDDRDEEALTVIAKKRDGDIDSYKKNLELESQHSKKANQTQDMEPAGGGNSDAEDLELILRQKALENFRKFRAAAAGKTDTNGATGKEALIDGSQNTGTEIAEARSSAVNHFQWQGSSLVMKNSAGSPRSEDCGNATSHSWKQEGSAGMSHGAASPGILEAGEIGGATQQKGRTVEATHSNCQFRSPQDGRNSLSVMQRLESMPGSCAGVLGSSAGVSHVNGAPRVRSVVSIPAREGLDGSTYTTPPRPSENSAPVESSSDIGRPLIDINKAERTNGDGRKTSEASASNGSILSPAEGKSQIRTEDKDGAQFQKKTFSRMHDGETVEVSYKVYIPKKTPALARRKLQR from the exons ATGAAGACCAAGGCCTCCGCCAGCAAGAACGCCGCCGGCAAG GATGAGGCCAAGCCCAAGAAGATCCGGTCCTCGCGCaatcaccgccaccgccgcaaccactcctcctcctccggttcTGAATCCCCACCGCGCAAGCGCTCCAAGAAGCACAGTAAGAGGGTCGCCGATAAGAAGAGCAGAAGGAGCAAGgttagcagcagcagccgcagacGTCGGCGGCGTAGCCTTAGCCCAAGCCACAGCctcagtagcagcagcagcccttCCTCGATAGCTCGGCACCATTCCACATGCAGTGGCAGCGCTTCTGAGAGCTTGGAGAGCCCACCACCCAGGAGCCAGTCCAGAGATGTTCACAAGAAaaaagggagggggagggacAGAGAGAGGGATCGCAAGAGGAGGAAGGCACGGAGATCGGCAAGTTCCTCGAGCACTTCAGCAAGTAGTGGCAGTAGCCGTAGCAGGAGCAAGAGTAAGCACAGGAAGAGGAGGACTGATGCTGGCACCACACGGGATAAGATTGAAATAGACTATGACAATCGCCATGCCTCCCGGTCTGAGAAGAACATGGCTGAGGATGATGATAGGGATGAAGAAGCACTCACTGTTATTGCCAAGAAGAGGGATGGTGATATCGACAGCTACAAGAAGAATTTGGAATTGGAGAGCCAACATTCCAAGAAGGCCAATCAAACACAAGACATGGAACCTGCTGGTGGTGGAAATTCAGATGCTGAGGATCTGGAGCTGATTCTCAGGCAGAAAGCTCTCGAGAACTTCAGAAAGTTCAGGGCAGCAGCGGCAGGTAAAACAGATACCAACGGAGCTACAGGGAAGGAAGCATTGATAGATGGCTCACAGAATACAGGTACAGAAATTGCTGAAGCAAGGTCTTCTGCTGTTAACCATTTTCAGTGGCAGGGAAGCAGCCTTGTAATGAAAAATTCTGCTGGATCACCTAGATCAGAGGATTGTGGGAATGCTACAAGTCATTCTTGGAAGCAGGAAGGCAGTGCTGGCATGAGTCATGGGGCTGCATCACCTGGAATACTTGAGGCTGGCGAGATTGGTGGTGCAACTCAACAGAAAGGAAGAACAGTGGAGGCAACTCATTCAAATTGTCAGTTTAGGTCACCACAGGATGGTAGGAACAGTCTTAGTGTAATGCAAAGGTTGGAGAGCATGCCAGGGAGTTGTGCAGGGGTGTTAGGAAGCAGTGCAGGGGTGAGTCATGTGAATGGAGCTCCAAGGGTCAGATCAGTTGTGAGCATACCGGCCAGGGAAGGTCTTGATGGTAGCACATATACCACGCCCCCTAGGCCCAGTGAAAATTCTGCTCCTGTTGAAAGCAGTAGCGATATTGGGCGCCCTCTGATTGACATTAACAAAGCTGAAAGAACTAATGGAGATGGCAGAAAGACAAGTGAAGCTTCAGCCTCTAATGGTTCTATTTTGTCACCTGCTGAGGGCAAGAGCCAGATTAGGACCGAGGATAAAGATGGTGCTCAGTTTCAGAAGAAGACCTTCTCTAGAATGCATGATGGAGAGACGGTGGAG GTCAGCTACAAAGTGTACATACCAAAGAAAACCCCGGCCCTTGCAAGGAGGAAACTGCAGCGCTGA